A genomic stretch from Chitinophaga lutea includes:
- a CDS encoding peroxiredoxin codes for MSLRLGDAAPNFKAKTTVGEIDFYEYLGDSWGILFSHPADFTPVCTTELGKTALLNGEFAKRNVKVLALSVDPLDKHKSWINDINETQQCDVNFPIIADEDKTVANLYGMIHPNASETFTVRSLFVIGPDKKIKLTITYPASTGRNFHEVLRVIDSLQLTANYSVATPADWKDGEDVIVVPAVKTEDIPAKFPKGHKVIKPYLRTTPQPNK; via the coding sequence AGGCGAAAACAACCGTGGGAGAGATAGATTTTTACGAATACCTCGGCGACAGCTGGGGCATCTTGTTTTCTCACCCGGCGGATTTCACGCCCGTTTGTACCACAGAGCTGGGTAAAACCGCCCTGCTGAACGGCGAATTCGCCAAACGTAATGTAAAAGTACTGGCGCTCAGTGTAGATCCCCTGGATAAACACAAGAGCTGGATTAACGATATCAACGAAACGCAGCAATGTGACGTGAATTTCCCGATCATTGCCGACGAAGATAAAACGGTAGCCAATCTCTACGGCATGATCCACCCGAATGCTTCCGAAACCTTCACGGTACGGTCGCTGTTCGTGATCGGACCCGACAAGAAGATCAAGCTCACCATCACGTATCCCGCATCCACCGGCAGAAACTTCCATGAAGTGCTGCGCGTGATCGACTCCCTGCAGCTGACGGCCAACTACAGCGTGGCCACCCCGGCTGACTGGAAAGACGGTGAAGACGTGATCGTAGTGCCGGCCGTTAAAACGGAAGACATTCCGGCGAAGTTCCCGAAAGGCCACAAAGTGATCAAGCCTTACCTGAGAACCACACCGCAGCCGAATAAATAA
- a CDS encoding S41 family peptidase — translation MRRTWIAAIGLLMVATAPACKKNPKQDPGPGNPPANGTRTQLSLDSLYLYAKETYLWYDALPDYTTFNPRSFAGSDDFTSLQNELFKITQYKINPETGKPYEYTGGSSAKFSFMEKGNAAQGIQGAVDLEGKGNDLGIGVFIVGGTRVFIRLVEKGSPAYLAGLTRGCEITKFNGAAVTPTSAAVNAALNSSSLTITYKTVGGLEERSVQLTKAAYTNDPVYIWKTFTSGTNITGYINLGRFSRKSVAQPSLQQAFSEFAAAGVNNLVIDLRYNGGGYVETFEYLANLIGPASLTGQVMYKEIFNNLLREGRAPILKTIPLMGADGKQRTDGSGNPLTYANVNFSIAGNTKKFQKEGSLGAIKNVVFIVTGSSASASELTINSLKPYMTVKLIGDTTYGKPVGFFGIGIDKYTAYMSQFNSVNSLDQGDYYAGFKPDYPAADDYRYDFGDKREVCLGKALAFINTGIVSPDPQVNFRLSEEVSRAISVGGEGFNGMVEDRRVLK, via the coding sequence ATGAGAAGAACATGGATTGCCGCTATCGGCCTGCTGATGGTGGCCACAGCCCCCGCCTGCAAAAAGAATCCGAAACAGGACCCGGGGCCCGGCAACCCGCCAGCCAACGGCACCCGCACGCAGCTCAGCCTCGACTCACTGTATCTCTATGCCAAAGAAACCTATTTGTGGTACGACGCGCTGCCGGATTACACCACCTTCAATCCCCGTTCCTTCGCAGGCTCCGACGACTTTACGAGCCTGCAAAACGAACTGTTCAAAATCACCCAGTACAAGATCAATCCGGAAACCGGTAAACCATACGAGTATACCGGCGGCAGTTCCGCCAAGTTCTCCTTTATGGAAAAAGGCAACGCCGCCCAGGGCATACAGGGCGCCGTGGATCTCGAAGGCAAGGGGAACGACCTGGGTATCGGCGTGTTCATCGTCGGTGGCACCAGGGTGTTTATCAGGCTGGTGGAAAAAGGCTCCCCCGCCTACCTTGCGGGCCTGACCCGGGGCTGCGAGATCACCAAGTTCAACGGGGCGGCCGTTACACCTACATCCGCCGCCGTTAATGCCGCGCTCAACAGCAGCAGCCTGACCATCACCTATAAAACGGTGGGCGGCCTCGAAGAAAGATCCGTGCAGCTTACCAAAGCAGCCTATACGAACGACCCGGTATATATCTGGAAAACTTTCACCAGCGGCACCAACATCACCGGCTACATCAACCTGGGCCGTTTTTCGCGCAAAAGCGTTGCGCAGCCCAGCCTGCAGCAGGCCTTCAGTGAGTTTGCAGCGGCAGGGGTCAACAATCTCGTGATAGACCTCCGTTATAACGGCGGCGGTTACGTGGAAACATTCGAATATCTCGCCAACCTGATCGGGCCGGCCAGCCTCACCGGGCAGGTGATGTACAAGGAAATTTTCAACAACCTGCTCCGCGAAGGCAGGGCGCCCATCCTCAAAACCATTCCCCTGATGGGAGCCGACGGCAAACAGCGGACAGACGGCAGCGGCAACCCGCTGACCTACGCCAACGTCAACTTTTCCATCGCCGGCAACACAAAGAAATTCCAGAAGGAAGGTTCCCTGGGCGCCATCAAAAACGTGGTGTTCATCGTAACCGGCTCCTCGGCTTCCGCCAGTGAACTGACGATCAACAGCCTCAAGCCCTACATGACCGTCAAGCTCATCGGCGATACCACTTACGGCAAACCCGTGGGTTTCTTCGGCATCGGCATCGACAAATACACCGCGTATATGAGCCAGTTCAATTCCGTGAACTCGCTCGACCAGGGAGATTATTACGCGGGCTTCAAACCGGATTACCCGGCGGCGGACGATTACCGCTACGACTTTGGCGACAAGCGGGAAGTGTGCCTGGGCAAAGCGCTCGCGTTCATCAACACAGGCATCGTGAGCCCCGACCCGCAAGTCAATTTCCGTTTGAGTGAAGAAGTATCCCGTGCGATCAGCGTGGGTGGAGAGGGGTTTAACGGGATGGTGGAAGACCGCAGGGTGTTAAAGTAA
- a CDS encoding RluA family pseudouridine synthase: MPNPGRLTAARFYHMRIEQLIIFENDDFVAVNKPSGLLTIPDRHDNALEALSTLLKKHYGSIFTVHRLDRDTSGTVLFAKHEAAHKYLSQLFESRDVEKYYLGIVNGELPVPAGSINAPIMEHPVQRGKMVTNAKGRPSLTDYEVQESFGLFSLVKLRIHTGRTHQIRVHMKHLGHPIAVDELYGSKEPVRLSAIKKKFRLGKFTEEEKPLLARLALHAFQLRFTDEKGVRHELEAPLPKDMAAVLQQLRKHKKA, translated from the coding sequence ATTCCCAATCCGGGCCGCCTTACAGCGGCCCGTTTTTACCATATGCGCATAGAACAGCTGATCATATTCGAGAACGACGACTTCGTGGCCGTCAATAAACCATCCGGTTTGCTGACCATTCCCGACCGCCACGACAACGCGCTCGAAGCCCTTTCCACCCTGCTGAAAAAACATTACGGCAGCATCTTTACCGTGCACCGCCTCGACCGCGACACCAGCGGCACCGTGCTGTTCGCGAAACACGAAGCCGCCCACAAGTACCTGTCGCAGCTCTTCGAGTCGCGCGACGTGGAGAAGTATTACCTCGGCATCGTCAACGGCGAGCTGCCCGTTCCGGCCGGCAGCATCAACGCCCCTATCATGGAGCATCCCGTACAGCGCGGCAAAATGGTGACCAACGCCAAGGGCCGCCCTTCCCTCACCGATTACGAGGTGCAGGAATCGTTCGGGTTGTTCAGTCTGGTGAAACTGCGCATCCACACCGGCCGTACCCACCAGATCAGGGTGCATATGAAGCACCTCGGGCATCCCATTGCGGTGGACGAGCTGTATGGCAGCAAGGAACCGGTGCGGCTGTCCGCCATCAAAAAGAAGTTCAGATTGGGGAAATTCACCGAAGAAGAGAAGCCCCTGCTGGCCAGGCTGGCCCTCCACGCCTTCCAGCTGCGGTTTACCGACGAAAAGGGGGTGCGGCACGAACTGGAAGCCCCGCTCCCGAAAGATATGGCGGCGGTTTTGCAGCAATTGCGGAAACATAAAAAAGCATAG